Proteins from a genomic interval of Leishmania braziliensis MHOM/BR/75/M2904 complete genome, chromosome 24:
- a CDS encoding putative protein kinase, translating into MPPLTSVAKGSVSGPSSDGTKGTLRPFDVEQLSKRKRKSSGGSVLPPSLTEASSSLLEFRDPSEVTSITTPKQRTSHTPAVGGTLSSAVGASLSLSDQEQQQQQRRRASSIYAKDSALPKQPSASIADPGPFDQNLASSFEKDAATGDATDNGADQSCVPIPPPEQRPPSTSPLPMALAREDGSRVAVADGSDFAGTSAEVIPVASPAAAHAPTSDRGDTEEVIASLRPSAEEEAQYTAWGTLSPDDLTPEMLQTRNASELRQWHRGTLIGRGTYGSVYLGLLPDGSFHAVKCVALGNKKAAADHLGVLELVSLSREINMMHRLRHRNLCTFKGVYYDPESVSICMFMEYVGGGSLSALVKKFKPLPPSVVRSWTQQLLSGLHYLHSQHIIHRDIKGDNVLVDTTADPATLSQIKLVDFGAARRLTDAVSQSSTVIGTPYWMAPEVVDASGDGSGYSYQADVWSVGCTVAEMLTGRPPWPCRPSAPSAIMMIASATGMPTEIPEEEATPGCLDFMRQCFIRDPEKRPTVQQLLQHPWIQVKVP; encoded by the coding sequence ATGCCGCCCTTGACCTCTGTCGCCAAGGGGTCAGTCTCTGGGCCCTCGAGTGATGGCACGAAGGGCACGCTGCGACCGTTTGATGTAGAGCAGCTCAGCAAGCGGAAGCGAAAGAGCAGTGGCGGTAGTGTGCTTCCCCCGTCCTTGACCGAGGCATCGTCGTCTTTGCTAGAGTTTCGCGACCCCAGCGAGGTCACCTCCATCACCACACCCAAGCAGCGCACTAGCCATACGCCGGCAGTCGGAGGTACGCTCTCCTCCGCCGTTGGGGCTTCTCTGAGTCTTTCTGATcaagagcaacaacagcaacagcgtcGGCGCGCGTCTTCTATCTACGCCAAGGACAGCGCACTCCCCAAGCAACCTTCGGCATCGATAGCCGACCCGGGCCCCTTTGATCAGAATCTCGCTTCGTCCTTCGAGAAGGATGCAGCGACGGGGGACGCTACGGACAACGGTGCTGACCAAAGTTGCGTCCCCATCCCGCCCCCCGAGCAGCGGCCACCGTCCACTTCTCCGCTGCCCATGGCGCTAGCCCGCGAGGACGGGAGCAGGGTAGCGGTCGCGGATGGCTCAGACTTCGCGGGGACTTCGGCAGAAGTAATTCCCGTTGCTTCcccggcagctgcgcacgcgcccaCAAGCGACCGCGGTGACACCGAAGAGGTCATCGCGTCTCTGCGCCCAtcggcagaggaggaggcgcagtaCACTGCCTGGGGGACACTCTCGCCTGACGACCTCACCCCCGAGATGCTGCAGACCAGGAATGCTAGCGAGCTGCGACAGTGGCACAGGGGCACCCTCATCGGTCGCGGCACCTACGGGTCTGTCTACCTGGGCCTTCTTCCTGACGGCAGCTTTCACGCCGTCAAGTGTGTGGCGCTAGGCAACAAGAAAGCTGCAGCAGATCATCTCGGCGTCCTCGAGCTCGTTTCGCTGTCGCGTGAGATCAACATGATGCATCGATTACGGCACCGAAATCTTTGCACATTCAAGGGGGTCTACTACGACCCGGAGAGTGTGTCCATCTGCATGTTTATGGAGTacgtcggcggcggctccctctccgccctcGTCAAAAAGTTCAAGCCGTTGCCACCCTCGGTGGTGCGCAGCTGGacccagcagctgctctccgGGTTGCACTATCTGCACAGCCAGCACATCATTCATCGTGACATCAAGGGTGACAACGTGCTGGTCGATACCACGGCTGATCCAGCCACCCTGTCGCAGATCAAACTCGTCGACTttggcgcggcgcggcggcttACAGACGCCGTGTCTCAGAGTAGCACCGTGATAGGCACACCGTACTGGATGGCCCCAGAGGTGGTGGACGCGTCCGGGGACGGGAGCGGGTATAGCTACCAGGCGGACGTGTGGTCGGTAGGGTGCACCGTAGCAGAAATGCTGACGGGGCGGCCACCATGGCCGTGCAGGCCGAGTGCACCGTCCGCTATCATGATGATTGCGTCCGCCACCGGCATGCCAACCGAGATTccggaagaggaggcgacacCTGGCTGCTTGGACTTCATGCGCCAATGCTTCATTCGCGACCCGGAGAAGCGGCcgacggtgcagcagctgctgcagcacccgtGGATACAAGTGAAGGTGCCGTAG